The following are encoded in a window of Deltaproteobacteria bacterium genomic DNA:
- a CDS encoding DNA-directed RNA polymerase subunit omega: MARITVEDCLEKVDNRFSLVHLAARRVRQIKKGETPLVKCKNREVVTALREIASGEITADSLRAIDNVRNKQIELQPPASAETSTASGLSDLPAAISEEMNTMIPDLSLSEHPEEDQESGSAEEQEDAD, encoded by the coding sequence ATGGCTAGGATCACCGTCGAAGATTGCCTTGAGAAAGTGGATAATCGTTTTTCTCTGGTGCATTTGGCCGCCAGGCGGGTGCGGCAGATAAAGAAAGGCGAAACTCCCCTCGTTAAGTGCAAAAATCGAGAGGTGGTGACCGCTTTACGAGAGATAGCCAGCGGAGAGATCACCGCAGATTCGTTGCGCGCTATCGATAATGTTCGCAACAAACAGATCGAATTACAACCGCCGGCTTCCGCCGAGACTTCAACCGCTTCCGGACTGTCGGATCTTCCTGCCGCTATTTCCGAAGAGATGAATACGATGATTCCCGATCTTTCCCTGTCCGAGCATCCGGAAGAGGACCAAGAAAGCGGTTCCGCAGAAGAACAGGAAGACGCAGACTAA
- the dnaJ gene encoding molecular chaperone DnaJ, whose protein sequence is MQKRDYYDVLGIQRGASDEEIKRNYRKLALKFHPDRNPGDNDAEEHFKEAAEAYEVLRDPEKRRIYDQFGFEGLRGTGFQGFGGFDDIFSAFGDLFQDFFGFSGGSTARKRTQQGADLRYDLEISFLESALGVEKELEIARREPCEVCHGSGAKPGTGPSTCDTCGGRGQVTRSQGFFRISTTCPSCHGAGTLITDPCEACQGSGRVQAKRKVHVRIPPGVDTGSRLRLREEGEPGMFGGPPGDLYVMIYVKPHEFFRREADDLVCTVPISFVQAALGTQVEVPTLDDVEKINIPKGTQPGEAFRLKGKGFPRLRSYGRGDQVIELQIITPTNLTKRQEELLREFATATGDEVAPEHRPLFGRKPKKEKK, encoded by the coding sequence ATGCAGAAGAGAGACTATTACGACGTGCTGGGAATTCAGCGCGGCGCGTCCGATGAAGAAATCAAACGAAATTACCGTAAACTGGCCCTGAAATTTCATCCGGATCGAAATCCCGGTGACAACGATGCGGAGGAGCACTTTAAGGAGGCGGCCGAAGCCTATGAAGTGCTTCGGGACCCGGAAAAACGGCGTATTTATGACCAGTTCGGATTCGAGGGTCTTCGAGGCACCGGCTTTCAGGGCTTTGGAGGATTCGACGATATCTTTTCGGCCTTCGGGGATCTGTTTCAGGACTTCTTCGGCTTTAGCGGCGGCTCGACGGCCCGCAAGCGAACTCAACAAGGCGCGGATCTTCGCTACGACCTCGAAATCTCGTTTCTCGAGTCCGCCTTGGGCGTGGAAAAAGAACTTGAAATTGCTCGTCGGGAACCCTGCGAGGTGTGTCACGGAAGCGGCGCCAAACCTGGAACCGGACCTTCCACCTGTGATACGTGCGGTGGGAGAGGACAAGTCACACGGAGTCAGGGCTTCTTTCGTATCAGCACCACTTGTCCGTCGTGTCATGGAGCAGGTACGTTGATCACGGACCCGTGCGAAGCGTGTCAAGGCAGCGGCCGGGTGCAAGCGAAACGGAAAGTGCACGTTCGAATTCCCCCCGGCGTGGATACGGGATCTCGATTGCGACTGCGCGAAGAGGGTGAGCCCGGGATGTTCGGCGGCCCTCCCGGCGACTTGTACGTAATGATCTACGTAAAGCCCCACGAATTCTTCCGGAGGGAAGCCGACGACCTTGTGTGCACCGTACCGATTTCTTTCGTACAGGCGGCCCTCGGCACGCAGGTGGAAGTACCGACATTGGACGACGTCGAGAAAATCAACATTCCCAAGGGGACCCAGCCGGGAGAAGCCTTCCGGTTGAAGGGCAAGGGTTTCCCCCGCTTGAGAAGCTATGGGCGCGGCGATCAAGTCATCGAACTTCAGATCATAACGCCCACCAATCTGACGAAAAGGCAGGAAGAGTTGTTGCGGGAATTCGCCACTGCCACCGGCGATGAGGTGGCCCCTGAACATCGCCCTTTATTTGGCCGCAAGCCCAAAAAGGAAAAAAAATGA
- the dksA gene encoding RNA polymerase-binding protein DksA, which translates to MEPEKLEYYRKLLHQRMDELFRSAETTVTGMTDTKENFPDPTDRAALESDRNFLLRIRDRERKLIQKIREALLRIDEGTFGICERCGEPISDKRLEARPVTTLCIECKERQEAVEKARGL; encoded by the coding sequence ATGGAACCGGAGAAACTGGAATATTACAGGAAACTGCTGCACCAACGTATGGATGAACTGTTCCGAAGTGCGGAAACCACGGTCACCGGTATGACGGACACAAAAGAGAACTTCCCGGATCCAACGGACCGCGCCGCCCTCGAGTCGGATCGCAACTTCTTGTTACGTATCCGCGACCGAGAGCGAAAGCTGATCCAGAAAATCAGGGAGGCGCTTCTGCGCATCGACGAAGGAACCTTCGGAATTTGCGAGAGGTGCGGGGAACCCATTTCGGACAAGCGGCTGGAGGCGCGGCCCGTTACCACGCTTTGCATTGAATGCAAGGAGAGACAAGAGGCCGTCGAAAAGGCGCGGGGCCTTTAA